In one window of Pseudoliparis swirei isolate HS2019 ecotype Mariana Trench chromosome 15, NWPU_hadal_v1, whole genome shotgun sequence DNA:
- the LOC130205144 gene encoding uncharacterized protein LOC130205144 isoform X1, producing MTFTGVQSWNMGCGTRSEWIMERSSTSLFSCRRSWPATATTLKRPPYLQTPSTKNDRIERIWPEINNRVNYPLKAALVQLVDQEELDMEDQMTRFCVSSLTCQLAQIGVNRTVQAWNAHRIPGMSSGRGIPNYLARDGCPDKLSTDLLPNASVAADWYDQEVGSLTRVSDFGTNPFPSLQDQEAAVREFALQCPDTSGLLDNAVNNLPQPFKDGLKGLIDISRRSCQR from the exons atgacgtttacag gagtgcagtcatggaatatgggatgtgggaccaggtcagagtggatcatggaaaggagttctacctcactcttttcatgcaggagaagttggccagccaccgccacaacactgaaaaggccaccatatctccaaacaccatcgacaaag aatgACAGAATCGAgaggatctggccagaaatcaacaaccGGGTCAACTACCcgttgaaagctgcattggtccaactggtggatcaggaggagctggacatggaggaccagatgactcggttctgtgtgtcatctttgacatgccagttggcccagatcggtgttaaccgaactgtgcaagcatggaatgcacacaggattcctggtatgtcttcag ggagggggataccaaattacttggccagagatggatgcccagataagctgtcgacagaccttttgccaaatgcatctgtggctgcagactggtacgaccaggaagtgggctcactgacacgagtgtcagactttggcaccaacccatttccaagtttacaggaccaggaagctgcagtgagggaatttgctctgcagtgccctgatacaagtggactgctggacaatgcagtgaataatctgccacaaccgttcaaagatggactcaaaggcctcatcgacatctcaaggagaagttgtcaacgctga